The following coding sequences are from one Portunus trituberculatus isolate SZX2019 chromosome 32, ASM1759143v1, whole genome shotgun sequence window:
- the LOC123511827 gene encoding tigger transposable element-derived protein 1-like, giving the protein MESADIKAAEEFVKSFEAIVTQEGYIPQQVFDCDETFFFFKKIPRTYITVEEKRLPGMKPVKDRLTLTLCANASGDCKVKPLLVYHSENPRAFKAHKVLKEKLQVMWCANSKAWVTRQFFVKWVNLVFGPAVKKYLTENNLPLKCLLLLDNASGHPPGLEDDILDKFSFIKILFLHPNMTSILQQVISNFKKLYTKHLFKQCFEVTENTVIPRVSGL; this is encoded by the coding sequence ATGGAAAGTGCTGACATTAAGGCTGCTGAGGAGTTCGTAAAGAGCTTTGAGGCTATTGTTACCCAAGAAGGCTACATACCGCAACAGGTATTCGACTGCGatgaaacgttttttttttttaagaaaatcCCTAGAACCTACATCACcgtagaagagaagaggctgCCTGGCATGAAACCCGTGAAGGATAGGCTTACATTAACCCTGTGCGCTAACGCTAGTGGTGACTGTAAAGTCAAACCATTGTTGGTGTATCATTCTGAGAACCCCAGGGCCTTTAAAGCACATAAGGTGTTAAAAGAGAAACTCCAGGTCATGTGGTGTGCCAATAGTAAGGCATGGGTAACTCGCCAATTCTTTGTAAAATGGGTGAACCTTGTGTTTGGTCCAGCTGTCAAGAAGTACCTTACGGAGAATAATCTCCCATTGAAGTGTCTTCTGCTTTTGGACAATGCTTCTGGTCATCCTCCAGGCCTTGAGGATGATATCTTGGATAAATTTAGTTTCATCAAAATTCTCTTTCTGCATCCAAACATGACGTCTATCCTCCAGCAAGTTATTTCCAACTTCAAGAAGTTGTACACAAAACACCTTTTTAAACAGTGTTTCGAGGTGACTGAAAATACAGTAATCCCCCgcgtatccggattatag
- the LOC123511828 gene encoding tigger transposable element-derived protein 1-like — MAPKRKADSSSSDGSASKKRKVIIKRSQKGETPTNIGRLLGLSRSTVATIIKDKEHIMEHVKGSAPMKVTVITKQRSGLIIEMERLLVLWLEEQNERRIPVSLLVIQEKAKRLFEALKEEKGEGSESEEFVASRGWFMRFKARANYLNLKV; from the coding sequence atggCTCCCAAGCGTAAGGcagactcttcttcttctgatggTAGTGcatcaaagaagagaaaggtcaTTATAAAGAGATCACAAAAGGgagaaacaccaacaaacattgGCCGTTTGCTTGGCCTTAGTCGTTCCACTGTGGCTACCATCATCAAAGATAAAGAGCACATTATGGAACATGTGAAAGGATCTGCTCCTATGAAAGTGACAGTGATAACCAAGCAACGTAGTGGTCTAATTATTGAGATGGAAAGATTGTTGGTGCTTTGGTTGGAAGAACAAAATGAACGGCGTATTCCAGTGAGCCTTTTGGTGATTCAGGAGAAGGCGAAAAGATTGTTTGAggcactgaaagaagaaaagggggaaggaagtgaaagtgaagagtTTGTGGCTAGTAGGGGTTGGTTTATGCGATTTAAGGCTCGGGCCAATTACCTTAACCTTAAAGTGTAA
- the LOC123511829 gene encoding tigger transposable element-derived protein 1-like, translated as MSQKHNLDHGEEVVKVKQTRKSLMLEMKLDIVKRKELGECLSAISCSLNLPQSTVTVFKNAHQSNIHNVKVSGEAASADHEANYFSSYLAPKLTEYTSANNIANQFLLILDNTSSHPKCMEDWTENIEVMFLPPNTISLIQPMDQTVIKTFKAYYQHHTMKQLIKGTDGPDKPTLMEWWKSYIKQAIDNIRTSWEEVKSSTMNAASEKLWTECCNNFNGFPDSITEVKKDIVKLSQEVDFTEVDSLLQSHAEPLSNEALLELERAAAEKEEEEENEPEPVCGLDIKPLQNTFSFNDSAMELLQEHDPNHKRSNNVVNQMEQAMKIYRELYDEKRKKVKVHNLSSFQTCSYTIHFNHWTINFK; from the exons ATGTCACAGAAACATAATTTAGATCATGGTGAAGAAGTGGTTAAGGTTAAACAAACCAGGAAAAGTTTAATGTTGGAAATGAAGCTTGATATAGTCAAAAGGAAGGAGCTAGGAGAATGTTTGTCAGCCATTAGCTGTTCCCTTAATTTACCTCAGTCAACTGTTACTGTTTTCAAGAATGCT CATCAGTCCAACATACATAATGTGAAGGTGTCAGGTGAAGCTGCCAGTGCTGACCATGAAGCT AACTACTTCAGCTCGTACTTGGCACCTAAACTAACGGAATACACCTCTGCAAATAATATAGCAAATCAGTTTCTTCTTATCCTAGACAACACTTCCAGTCATCCAAAGTGTATGGAAGATTGGACTGAGAACATTGAAGTGATGTTCCTTCCTCCCAACACTATTTCATTGATCCAACCAATGGATCAAACTGTAATTAAAACCTTTAAGGCTtattaccaacaccacacaaTGAAGCAGCTGATTAAAGGCACGGATGGACCTGATAAGCCCACTCTCATGGAATGGTGGAAATCATACATCAAACAAGCCATTGACAACATTAGAACCTCttgggaggaggtgaaaagCTCTACAATGAATGCTGCCTCGGAAAAATTGTGGACAGAGTGTTGTAACAACTTTAATGGTTTCCCGGATTCCATAACTGAAGTGAAAAAGGATATTGTCAAGCTATCCCAGGAAGTGGACTTTACTGAAGTGGACAGCTTGTTGCAGAGTCATGCAGAGCCTCTGAGCAATGAAGCACTTTTAGAGTTGGAGAGAGCAGCtgctgagaaggaagaggaagaagaaaatgaaccaGAACCAGTTTGTGGATTAGACATCAAGCCTCTGCAAAACACTTTCAGTtttaatgactctgcaatggaatTGCTGCAAGAACATGACCCTAACCACAAAAGAAGTAACAATGTGGTTAATCAAATGGAACAGGCGATGAAAATCTACAGAGAATTATATGACGAGAAACGTAAAAAGGTGAAAGTCCACAATCTCAGCTCTTTTCAAACCTGTAGCTACACCATACATTTCAACCACTGGACCATCAACTTCAAGTGA